Genomic window (bacterium):
CACGGGGCCGCTCGCGGCCCACCCCGGATGCGCCAGGACCGGGACACCATCGTGCTCTGCGATCACCCCGACGGCCTCTTCGGGCGCCAGCTTGGGCCGGGGCACGTAGGCCGGGCCGTGCCGGCCGATCAGGCGCTCGAACGCCTCGCGCGTCGATCCAACCCGGCCCGCCTCGACGAGCGCGCGCGCGACATGGGGGCGGCCGATCGAGGCACCGGCGGCGATCTCGCAGACCCTGGACCACTCAATCGGCGCGCCGAACGCGCGGAGCTTTTGCACCATCTCTTCCGCTCGACGGAGCCGGCCGTCGCGCATGCACCGGAGGAACACCTGCAACGAGGCCCGAGCATAATCGACCCAGTATCCGAGGATATGGACCTCGTGCTCACCAACGTCGGTGTTGATCTCCACCCCCGGGATCACGTCGATCCCACAGGCCCCTCCGGCCTCCAAGGCCTCCGCGAGACCGCCGGTCGTGTCATGGTCGGTCAGCGCGAGGGTGGTGACACGCTGTCCCCGCGCCGCCTCGACGAGGCGCCGCGGGGACAGCAGGCCGTCTGACGCGGTGCTGTGGGTGTGGAGGTCGACCCGAACGATACGAGGCGCCTACCGCGGGGATACGATCAGCTTGATCGCGGTGCGATCCTCGCCGTCGATCTGCACGTCCGCGAACGCCGGCACGCACACCAGATCGAGTCCACTCGGGGCGACATAACCGCGCGCGATCGCGATCGCTTTCACGGCCTGATTGATCGCCGCCGCACCGATCGCCTGCAGTTCTGCAGTTCCTTTTTCCCGAACGACACCGGCCAGCGCACCAGCAACAGCCGTCGGGTTCGATTTGGCAGCGACCTTGAGCACGTCCATTGGAGCGACCTCCTACCGCAGCGGCGACATTCCCGGCCCGGGTGCGGCTGGGGGGCTATTGTCTTCGCGGGGGTCCTGGGGAATCCTTCTCCCGGCCAACGACAGGCGGACGTTCTACGCGCCGAACCGGTTGATCCGTTCGATCGCTCGGGTGCGGCCGGTCTCCCCGTCGATCTCAAGGAGCACCGCGTTCAGTTGCGCCGGACCCTTGGCGACATCGAACCGGGTCGGCAGCAGCGTGAGAAACCGCTGGAGGACTTCCTCGCGGCCCATGCCGATGATCGAATCGCGTGGGCCGGTCATGCCCGCGTCCGTGATGAACGCGGTCCCGCTCGGCAGGATCCGCTCATCCGCGGTCTGCACGTGGGTATGCGTGCCCAGGACTGCGGAGACGCGGCCGTCCAGATACCAGGCCAACGCCGCTTTTTCGGAGGTCGCCTCGGCGTGCATATCGATCACGATCACCGGCGTCTCGCGCCGGAGGACCTCGACCTGTTCCCACCCAATCCGAAACGGCGAGTCGAGGGGTTCCATGAACACCCGCCCCTGCAGGTTGAGGACCGCCACCGCCGGGCCGCCCCGTCCCTTGGAGGGGCGGAACACCCCGCTGCCTCGGCCCGGCGTCCCCGCGGGATAGTTCGCCGGGCGGAGCAACTGCAGCTCGCTGTCCAGCAGGCCCACCACTTCGCGGGCCTGCCAGGTATGATTCCCACCCGTCACGACGTCGACCCCGCAGGCCACGATCTCTTCGAACGTCTCGCGGGTGATCCCGAACCCGCCCGCGGAGTTTTCTCCGTTGGCGATCACCAGGTCCACGGACGATTCCCGCCGCAGATCGGGGAGCACCTGCGCCAGAATCCGCCGGCCCGGCTTCCCGACAATGTCTCCCACGAAGAGAATGTTCACGAGGTCCGCGCTCCTTGATCAGGGCGAGGGGGACGGGTCGACCGACCCATCCCCCCCGCCCATCGGCGTGTCGTTGGTAGCGCCTGCGTTACTTGGCGTAATCGATGGCGCGCGTCTCCCGCAGGACGGTCACCTTGATCTGCCCCGGATACTGGAGTTCTTCTTCGATCTTCTTGGCCATCTCCCGGGCCATCGTCATGGCGTTCTGGTCGTCGATCTCCTGGGGCTTTACCAGGACCCGGATCTCACGGCCCGCTTGAATCGCATACGCCTTGTCCACCCCGGCGAACGACGTCGCGATCCGCTCAAGGTTCTCGAGGCGCTTCATATAGAGTTCAACGGTTTCCTTCCGGGCCCCCGGCCGCGACGCGGAGATCGCATCCGCCGCCGCCACCAGGATCGCCTCGAGGCACGTCGCCTCGGCATCCCCGTGGTGGTAGGCGATCGCGTTGAGGACCTCGGGAGGCTCGTGATACCGGCGGGCGATGTCCATCCCCAGATCGCTGTGGGTGCCCTCCGCCTCGTGCGTGAGCGCCTTGCCGATGTCGTGGAGGATCGCGGCGCGACGAGCCAGTTCCGGATCGGCGCCCAGCTGGGACGCCATCAACCCCGCCAGCAACGCGACCTCGATCGAGTGCTGCAGGAGGTTCTGCCCGTAGCTGAACCGGAAGTTGAGCCGGCCGAGAAGTTTGAGCTCCTCGGGATGGAGCCCATGGACCCCGGCCTCAAACGCGGCGCGCTCGCCGGCTTCCCTGATGCGGGTGTCGATCTCCCCCTGCGCCTTCTCCACCATTTCCTCGATCCGAGCCGGGTGAATCCGGCCGTCCGCCAGCAGTTTCTCGAGGGCCATCTTGGCGACTTCCCGGCGAATAGGATCGAATGAGGAGAGCGTCACCGATTCAGGGGTGTCGTCAATGATCAAATCGACGCCGGTCAGGCTCTCCAGCGCCCGAATATTGCGACCTTCCCGGCCGATGATCCGCCCCTTCATCTCGTCGTTCGGCAGGGGGATCACCGACACCGTGACTTCTGCCGTATGATCTGCCGCGCACCGCTGGATGGCCAGGGCGATAATCTCCCGGGCTTTCCGGTCGGCGATTTCCCGAGCCTCGGTCTCGATCTTCTTGGCGGTCTGCGCCGCGTCGTGTCGAACCTCGGACTCGACCTTCTGAAGCAGTTCCTGACGGGCCTGCTCGGCTGTAAGGCCGGCGATCCGCTCTAGTTCTGTGCGATGGCGCTGCCCGAGTTCCTGAAGCTCTTCCCGTGCCTTGGTGACCTCCTGCTCTCGCTGCGCGAGGCCCTCGTCTCGCTTGTCGACGGCCTCAAGCTTCCGGTCCAAGGTCTCCTCGCGCTGAATCAACCGCCGCTCGAGGCGCTGCACCTCTGCTCGCTGCTCCCGAATCTCCCGTTCGGCGTCCCGTTTGAGTCGAAACGCCTCATCTTTGGCTTCCAG
Coding sequences:
- a CDS encoding TIGR00282 family metallophosphoesterase, whose translation is MNILFVGDIVGKPGRRILAQVLPDLRRESSVDLVIANGENSAGGFGITRETFEEIVACGVDVVTGGNHTWQAREVVGLLDSELQLLRPANYPAGTPGRGSGVFRPSKGRGGPAVAVLNLQGRVFMEPLDSPFRIGWEQVEVLRRETPVIVIDMHAEATSEKAALAWYLDGRVSAVLGTHTHVQTADERILPSGTAFITDAGMTGPRDSIIGMGREEVLQRFLTLLPTRFDVAKGPAQLNAVLLEIDGETGRTRAIERINRFGA
- the rny gene encoding ribonuclease Y produces the protein MTTTNAVTFIIAGVVGLAAFLLGYLLRKFAGEAKIGTAEVAAQRILEDARSMADREADSKKREALLEAKDEAFRLKRDAEREIREQRAEVQRLERRLIQREETLDRKLEAVDKRDEGLAQREQEVTKAREELQELGQRHRTELERIAGLTAEQARQELLQKVESEVRHDAAQTAKKIETEAREIADRKAREIIALAIQRCAADHTAEVTVSVIPLPNDEMKGRIIGREGRNIRALESLTGVDLIIDDTPESVTLSSFDPIRREVAKMALEKLLADGRIHPARIEEMVEKAQGEIDTRIREAGERAAFEAGVHGLHPEELKLLGRLNFRFSYGQNLLQHSIEVALLAGLMASQLGADPELARRAAILHDIGKALTHEAEGTHSDLGMDIARRYHEPPEVLNAIAYHHGDAEATCLEAILVAAADAISASRPGARKETVELYMKRLENLERIATSFAGVDKAYAIQAGREIRVLVKPQEIDDQNAMTMAREMAKKIEEELQYPGQIKVTVLRETRAIDYAK
- a CDS encoding stage V sporulation protein S yields the protein MDVLKVAAKSNPTAVAGALAGVVREKGTAELQAIGAAAINQAVKAIAIARGYVAPSGLDLVCVPAFADVQIDGEDRTAIKLIVSPR
- a CDS encoding PHP domain-containing protein; this encodes MVRVDLHTHSTASDGLLSPRRLVEAARGQRVTTLALTDHDTTGGLAEALEAGGACGIDVIPGVEINTDVGEHEVHILGYWVDYARASLQVFLRCMRDGRLRRAEEMVQKLRAFGAPIEWSRVCEIAAGASIGRPHVARALVEAGRVGSTREAFERLIGRHGPAYVPRPKLAPEEAVGVIAEHDGVPVLAHPGWAASGPVIQQLPQLIANGLAGIEVYYPDHSPEMVAEYRDLAEQHGLVVTGGTDYHGGGLATRVPLGSVPMPPDVVPTLRARWEALRSSRASRPAADSREMRRDT